ACCCGAGAGTTTATTTAGGATTCATAATTGCTATCAGAATCGAAATAGGATGGATGATTAATCAACTGTAGGTCAGATTCGGAATAGGATTATTAATAAACTATAACTACTCCCTATATAAATCCCATAAGCTCCAACCAAATAATCCTGAATCCCAGATTTTCGTAAGAATGGATATATTATCTGCAGTCGCTAAGAGGAGGAAGttatgtggtggtggtggtgctgcTGTTGGGTTTTCAAATTGTGCAACCAAGGGTCTTTGTGCTTGTatttttaagaaaccgttatcaTCGAGCTTTGATCATCTTACTGATGATCTCTTGGCAGAGATCCTGCTCAGGCTTCCAGCCAAGTTTGTTTTCCGCTGCAAGTCCGTCTCCAAGCGTTGGCTCTCTCTTACGTCTTCCTTGTCTTTCACTCGTTCCTTTATCCTTACCCGTTTTTCAAATGACATTAACAAGATGCTACTCTTCAAAGTTGCTACTAGATTACCATGTATTGGACAAGCTTACGCACTTCCACTCCTCCATGATTTCTCATTGCCCTTTGCCTTTGATTTCATTCCGCCACTTCGACCTGATAACTATGATATTAACCTTTACTACCAGCTTAACCCCAGGAAGGTCACAGATAGGTTGTTGACGGACATCCACTTGATTGATTCCTATGGTGGATTGGTCTTACTACGGGCTGTATTTAAAGACCCGCCTCTTGTGCCTTCATACCATGGAACTCTGccttattatcattattatgttTGTAACCCCATCACGAAACACTGGGTAGAACTGCCTTTGATATCAACACTCGATCTTGTTGGTTTTACTTGCTACCACTTACAAAAGGCACAAGGAGAAGGTCAAGATTCTAGGGTTTGGGCTGATATCGATTCCTATGAGAACCTCATTAAGCACAATGCAAGTTATGACCCTAACAAGATAGACTTCACTGTAGTTTCCATCAAACCGGATGAGCAGGCTCTTGTACATATTATTCACGTCCTCTCCTCTGCCGATGAAACAGGTGGGTGGAACATATTCTTTGTTCCTTTTTCTCCTGATTGGAGGAGCGCACCTTTTGGAGGTGAGCTCTTGTTCGTGAATGGAAAGTTTCACTGGTGTGGGGAAAACTCTATTGCTGCTTATGACCCATTCTGCAATCCTCTGCAGTGTGATTTCATTCCGTTGCCCCAAATGGATCCACTCGATACTGAAGCTACAAAATCATTCACTTTGGAGGCATTTGAAGGGCGTCTCAGATTGGTGACTTCGTTTGCGGCCTCAAGACTTGTGGCATGGGATCTTGAAGATTATGCTAATAAGGTGTGGGTTAAAAAAGTTGACGTTAGCTATGATCACCACCGTTTAATGTTTCAGTCATTCGTTGGTGCTGCTGCAAAAGACAAGGTTTACATGGAAGCTTTCCCTTCAACTATCATGCTCTTGGATGTGAGAAATAAATCTCTAGAGCATGTTTACGATCTTAGCAACTTGGATAGCTCTAATCAGTTGCTGTTTGTCAAACCATTCATATCAAGCCCATGGCCGACTCCCGTTCCACTACTCAAGCAGAAATAGATAGGTTCAAGTCACTCTGCGAGCATCCTCAACAAGTGAACTAGTGTTGTTGTAGAACCTTGTAAGTTCACAATATAAGAGTAGCTTCTATGTATTCCATTACGAGTACTTTTTTCTGTCTATTCTCCTGAATTTGTATTCTTGTTGAAATTTGGTGGTCAACATTATATATTTATTACACTAGTTTTGTAACCCGTGTAATTTGCGGGACTATTCTAATTATCTTTCATTTTTGAACTATGATAATATTTGATGGCATTTTGATATTTCCCCTCATGGGCGAGGTTTTAAAATAGGCTGACTTGGTATTTGGATCTTTGTAGTTGTTGCACGTATTGTCACGTGGTACAGCCGTACAGGTTAGCTATGTTAACTCTCTGATCAAGTTTCCTAGTCGAAATCACTTCTCTTTACGCAAATCTATGATCTCAATTAAGATACAAAACAATAGTAGACTCAAAACCTTAAAGATAATAATATTAGCAGCTGTTATCAGAGTAACTCACATACGAGTTATGTCCAAGAATTATGGTTTGACAATTTGAACACGGTACTTGTTTTAGCTGCTAAATGGTGGAAAGATATAAACTCTCTAACTTAAACAtgtcattaatttttttttagcaGCTGTAAAAATAAGTGTCCTAACTAAACATAACTTATTGCGCAAGACAATGCGCAACTTTGTTAAAAGATCTAGGAATATAACTAAAAGCTAAGCAATGGAAACAAGAAAATAAGAGCTGGATATCATTAAGGATATCCCTCGTAAGATGATGTGACGCCTCCAGCCCCCTGAGTTGAGAAATCAGCTGAAGACAGTCAGACGACACCTCTAAATGTAGAATCCCACGGTCCATAGCCCACTTCAACACTTCCCTCAGTCCTAGAGCTTCAGCCTGTAATGGTGATTCTGCTCTAATGGTCATACCATGTGTGTACACAACATCACCATTCTCCTCATAAACAACCCAACCAATACCCGCATTAACCAAGGATTTCCAGCCAACATCCACCATAACCCTCAAGGAGACACAAGAATTAGCAGTGCCGACCACCCAGAAAGCCTTACTCTCACGGAGAGATAGAGTGGTGTCACCACACCCCTCATCGGCTGCCAAATCAAGTGAGACGGGTAACAGCTTTGTCTTACATATTGCCTTATCAACCGTATGTACAAGTTGTGAGCACATATTGAAGAAAAAAGTTGGGTGGAAAGTTTTACCATTGAAAAGAATCACATTGCGTATTGCCCACAAACTCCATAAAGTTGCCATAAATCTTACAAATCGAGCCTCTCCATCCTCAAGATTACTCAAATACTTTATCCAGTTAAGAATCCATGTTGTGATACTTAAGCTACCATCACTGTCTGTTCGAATACCCAGATCCAATGTAGCCCACACTCTTGTAGCAATACTACAATCCCGTAAGAGGTGTTCCATCGACTCCATTATCTCACCACCATTCAGACACATCCAACAAGAGTAATCTATTGAAATATTTCTTCTCGCAAAATTACTACCCACAGAAAGAGAGTTAGTAATAATGCGCCATACAAATATTTTCCAGGTTGTTGGACCCGGTAAGCGCCACAACCTCCTTTTGCAGAACAATTTGCCATCAATAGATAGTCTAGAACTATCCTTTTGTGAGCCCTTTTGCGGCATGTGCTTTTGAAAAAGAACCCCATAACCACTCTTCACCGTATACTCACCGGTGCTAGTATGAATCCAAAAGACCTCATCCCTAAGATGGGATACACAATAAGGCGTGGCGAGAATTTGATTAGCCTACTCATCTTTGAATAAGAAACGAAGCAAGTCTTCCCGCCACACCCCATTTCCATGTCGGAGATCCCCAATCCGTAGATCATATAAATGAGCGAAAGACAAGGATAACATCGCATCACTTGACTCAGGTTGTGCACCATTTACCCATTGTGACATCCAAACATTCAATGGAGAGTTTAGTCCTGGTTTCCATCCAATATTATCCATAAGCATCTCCAATCCATAAAGAATACTCCGCAACCCCCACGACCTTTGGGTCGCTGAGAATTGAGGGATCCCGTAACTCCCAATAATTTCCTCTTGAAGACTTGATAGAAGTAAGAGTCCTCTCCCGAGATAACCCTCCATGCATGTTTAGCAAGTAATGCCTGATTAACACACTCAATGTTTCTAATACCAAGGCCTCCTTCCTTTTTTGATAAACTTAGGAATTTTTGAGTACACCAATGGATAGTCCTACCTAATTTACATCCGGTCCACCAAAAATGTGCTAATAAAGAGTTCAGCTTATTAGACACACTTTCCGGCATTTTAAATACCGGTAGAAAGAAATTAGAAATGTTGGATAAGACGGATAAGATTAAGGTAAGTCTTCCACCTGATGAGAGAAAAACCCCATTCCACGAAGATATACGCCTCATAACCAAATCAATGAGGCCCTCAACTCCTTTTTGGAACCTTGGAAATCAGTTTGTAAACCCAAGTATTTATCTAAGCCTTTATTACCCTTGATTTGGAGAATACGCAAGCATTTTCGCGCTTTGAATAATCTAGTACTTGGGCTAAATAAAACACCCGCTTTATCAGTATTAATAACTTGTCCCGACACTCGACAATACTTATCTAGGAGCCCCCTCAAGAAACGCACAGAATTATCAGTATCATGGAGGAAGAAGACCGCATCATCCGCAAAAAAATAAGCGCGTCAATGGAACAACGCCACTGCATAAGGAGATACCCTTAAGATGGCCAGAAGATTGAGCAATAGACACACTACAAGAGAGAACCTCCGTATACAAGATGAACAAATAAGGTGATAAAGGGTCACCTTGCCGTAACCCACACTTAGGAAAGAAAGGCTGAAGTGGTGACCCATTCACAAGTACCTGATATGAAACCGTTGTAACACAATTCATGACCAAGCGGACCATTCTTTCCGGGAGCCCTACTTTTTGAAGCACATGTTCAAGAAAATCCCACCTTACGTGATCATACGCCTTACTCATATCAGCTTTAAAAGCAAAGCGTCCATACTTCCCCTTTTTGGGCGAGTTTATATTATGTAATGCCTCATGAGCCATGAGAATATTGTCGGAAATGTGCCGACCCGGAAGAAAAGCATCTTGATAATCACTCACCAAGTAATTCATAACCATTGCTACCCGATTAGTGATACACTTGGAAATGATTCTCATAATAACATTACTAAGACTTATTGGTCGATAATCCAGAAGGTGTGAATGATTAACATGTCATTAATTAAGCAATCAATTATCAATAGTATTTGATACTAGACCTGATTAACGGGTCAATCGGTCTGGTTTGGATTGAGTCAATTTGGATTCTTGTTACTCGGGTTTGCAATAGTTTGGgctgggtcatttcgggtttgagTCATTTTTGGATACTTATTATCTATTTATTTAGGGATAacggttaatatgagataatagATATTCGGGTCGGATCAATTCGGTCCCTTGTTATCAAGTTATTCAGATCTAGTTCTTAGTTTTTTACATTTCAAGATTTTATTGCTCATAGATTTATTCCGATTATTCGGTTACCCTATTCATGGAGATCCATGTATTAGAATTGTTTAAGGTGTTAATGGATCTTGAAATGTTGTCAAAAATTTCCTTATTGATAACAACTCAGTGAACTCCCAAATAAATTTGATTTCGGCATTACCTTTACCAAAATGAAAAGTGAAGGGTAATGATTTTTAGAGTTGATCATGTCCGGGCTAGCCTGTACAGCCCAGACTGTCCGTCCCGTTACTTGAGCTCGGTCATGCAATTTCTTAAAATGAATGGTTAAGAAAAAGTTGGCCCGTTAAGTTAATAGACGGAGATGGACTAAGTAAAAA
This sequence is a window from Silene latifolia isolate original U9 population chromosome 8, ASM4854445v1, whole genome shotgun sequence. Protein-coding genes within it:
- the LOC141597080 gene encoding F-box protein At2g16450-like yields the protein MDILSAVAKRRKLCGGGGAAVGFSNCATKGLCACIFKKPLSSSFDHLTDDLLAEILLRLPAKFVFRCKSVSKRWLSLTSSLSFTRSFILTRFSNDINKMLLFKVATRLPCIGQAYALPLLHDFSLPFAFDFIPPLRPDNYDINLYYQLNPRKVTDRLLTDIHLIDSYGGLVLLRAVFKDPPLVPSYHGTLPYYHYYVCNPITKHWVELPLISTLDLVGFTCYHLQKAQGEGQDSRVWADIDSYENLIKHNASYDPNKIDFTVVSIKPDEQALVHIIHVLSSADETV